In Methanocella paludicola SANAE, the sequence GCGCTCAGGCCTTATCTTTTTCTGTCGAGCCCATGAGGACGGAGGATGCGACCTCGAAGATGGCTTTTACTATGAGGTAGGAGCCGCCAACGAGAAAAATGTAATAATAGGGCACCTGAACGGCCAGCGACAGGCCCGTCGCGACGATGAGCGCCATGTCATTCCTGGTGAGGAAGGCGATGACCTTCTCCATGGCGTTCGGGTTGACCTCCGCCGAGTCCATCTCGATGACGATGTTGCCCTTCTGGAATATCTTGATGAGGCTGGACTCCTCGGATATGAGAATGGCTGTAGCTTGAGGGAGGCTGCTGGTGATCCCCGCTGCCGCCGCGTGGCGGGTACCGTAGCCCGGGAGCGTGGTCGACTTCAGCACGCGTGCGCCGAACGCGACAAGCTCGCCCGTCGGGGTAATGATGACGGAGCCGTCGATCGTGGCCAGCTTTTCCACGACAACGTTCATACCCTGCTCCGTGAGCACCGAATTCGAGGTGATCTGGGGATAGTGAGTCTCGTACAGGCCGTCGACGTCACGGCGCTCGGCGATGATGATCAGGCTGCCCTCGCCGCTCCTCGATATGCTCTTCGCTATGCTGAGGACGGCGTTCATGACCATCTCTTCCTGGCCCCGCAATTCAATCGGCGTCTGCGAACTCACTTTTCAGGCCTCTGCGGCTCAAAGCCGCTTTTCTTATTTTAGCATTTATGCTAGAAATACTTGTATACCGGACAGTATATGAATGTCCTGCAAGCCCCCGCCAGTAAGACCATATGATTACTAGGGTATATAACTTATGATTTAGCGGCTTATATAGCAAGTCAAATTAAATAGTATAAGAGCGTTGACGGTCGATAATATGAAAAACAAGCTGGTATTCGCAGGCGTAGTACTGGTGCTCTTCATGATGGGAGCTGCTGCGGGGAGCGTGGTCTATTATGCCCTTTTCCTGGCATCCTGGCTTAACCGGACGGTCATTTACGAATGGATGCCGTCCCTGCTCTTATTAATATTGATCGTACTGGCGGGAGTTACCGGCTATTTCACCTGGCGGTTCATCCGGCAGTGCCGCTACCAGGAGATGCCCGAGATCCAAAGCGATCAGATACTCCCGCTCACGATCATCGTGCCGGCGCTCAACGAGGCACGGGACATCGAGCAGTGCGTGGAAAGCCTGATGGCGGCCGAGTACCCGACGGAAAAGCTGGAGGTCATCATCGCCCACGAGGTGCCGCCGAAATGTACCGACACCACGCCCGAGATCGCAAAAAAGCTTGCGGAGCGGTATAGGAACGTTAAAGCCGTCCCGAACCGGGACGGCCACCGTGGCTCGAAGGCGGGAGCTATCAATAATTGCCTGAGCCAGGCGAAGGGCGAGATCATAGGCATCTACGATGCCGACCATATCGTTGCGAAGGACGCCCTGCTGCGGGCTTCCGCACAGTTCGCGACCAGCCCCGGCCTGGCCTGCCTGGGCGGCAAGGTCATCGTCCGGAACGTGAACTATAACTGGTTCACGGCCCTCGTGGGGAACGAGTCCGCCGTCATCAATAATTTTTCCAGGTACGTCTCCCAGCTTTTCACAGGCCAGCACATGGTCTACGGCTCGAACCTTTTCATAAGGAAGGACGTGCTCGAGAAGATCGGCGGCTTCGACGAGTCCAGCCTCACGGAGGACTGCGACCTGGGCATGAAGCTCATGCAGAGTAACTACGGCATGAGTATGGACTACTCGATCAAAAGCTATGAGCAGCCGGCCATCACGTTCATGGACTGGTGGAACCAGCGCGTGCGCTGGACGTGGGGGGGCATCAGCGTGCTGAAGAAGTACGCGAAGGGCGGCAGCAGCTGGAGCAAGGTCCGCACGTTCCTCATGTACTCGCTGGGCACGACCGGCATCCTGTTCAGCATCGTTCTCCTGGGGTTCGTGGCCTTCATGCTCTTTATGGGCGTGCTCACGCCGGTCATCCTGCTGATCATCGTCGTCCCGCTGTCGGTCCTTTTTGCCGCCGAATCGATCGTGGACTTTTGCGAGGGCCACGGCAGCGTCATCGACATGGTCATATCCATATTCATCCGCCCGTTCATCATCTACGTCTACTCGCTCGTGGGCGTGTACGCGCTCGTCATGGACGCGCTGAGCCGTGAGCGTGTATGGTACACTAGCCAGCGTATATAAAAGTCATTTCTTCTCTTTAGCGCCGGGCTTTTTCTTTTGCCCTCCTTCGGCTTCCCGCTTTTCCCTGCGGGTGCACTTGCGCTCTCCGCATGGTCCTATGCCCAGCGGCCCGGTCCCGTCACGTCCCGGCATAAATGCCTCTGATCACACTTATACCTGCAATGATTTCTGCTTTATCCCCGGAGTATACTTTTTGCCTGAAATACTGCTATCTTTATTGGTGGACTCATGTACAGGTCGATGCTGGGTAACGTGCGTCAGGGCAGTAAGGCCCCGATGTTCAGCGCCCTGGACGTGCGGGGCGACATGTTCGATACGCGGGCGTATCTGGGTAGGAGCAACCTCGTTCTGTTCTTCTACCGGGGCTACTGGTGTGCCACTTGCAGAGAGGAGCTTTTGGGCCTGAAGGGCGAGTATCAGCGCATCTCCACGCAGGACTCGGAGGTAGTTGCCATTTCAAAGGACAGCATAGACGAGGCCAAGAACATGGCAGTGAATCTCCAGTTGCCATACAAGGTGATAAGCGACCCCGATCACCATATCATCGACATGTACGATGTCTATGACAGTGAGAACGAGACGGCTTTCATCACGCTGTTCCTCATCGATAAGGCCGGAGTCGTGCGTTATAAGCGCTCCATCGCAGGGCTCGAGGACGTCATGCCCGCCACCGAGATCGTTAATAAATTAAAAAATCTGGGTTCTGCGTTCTAGACGTTCTCGTTCATGTACCGCCCGCTGTAGCCTTCCTGGCCGGACTCGAGCCTCATGAAGAGCAACTGTATTATCCGGGCGCTTTTTTTAATGCGGAAGCCGCCCTGGTTGTATACGACGAGAAGCGCCTCGCTGCGGCCCCGGTATCCGGCGTCCCAGACGGCCGTGTGCACGCTCACGCCCATCCTCAGGAGGCTGGACCTCGGGAGGCCTATGGCACAGACATCCTTCGGGATGGACACGACCTCGTTGAAGACCACTTTATAACATCCGGGCGCCAGTAATAGCCACCCGTCCCTGCCCCACTCCAGGGGCTTTGTCGAGGGCAAAGCCCGGTCGTCGTTGGAAAAGCCGATGCCGCCGGCGCCTTCGAAGGCCTCGATCTTTCCGGCGGTGAGCTCAAAGCCGTTCGGCTGTACCTGCGCCTGCG encodes:
- a CDS encoding deoxyuridine 5'-triphosphate nucleotidohydrolase; the protein is MILGKTELIKLLDSLVEGAVDAQAQVQPNGFELTAGKIEAFEGAGGIGFSNDDRALPSTKPLEWGRDGWLLLAPGCYKVVFNEVVSIPKDVCAIGLPRSSLLRMGVSVHTAVWDAGYRGRSEALLVVYNQGGFRIKKSARIIQLLFMRLESGQEGYSGRYMNENV
- a CDS encoding DNA integrity scanning protein DisA nucleotide-binding domain protein, translated to MSSQTPIELRGQEEMVMNAVLSIAKSISRSGEGSLIIIAERRDVDGLYETHYPQITSNSVLTEQGMNVVVEKLATIDGSVIITPTGELVAFGARVLKSTTLPGYGTRHAAAAGITSSLPQATAILISEESSLIKIFQKGNIVIEMDSAEVNPNAMEKVIAFLTRNDMALIVATGLSLAVQVPYYYIFLVGGSYLIVKAIFEVASSVLMGSTEKDKA
- a CDS encoding glycosyltransferase, which translates into the protein MKNKLVFAGVVLVLFMMGAAAGSVVYYALFLASWLNRTVIYEWMPSLLLLILIVLAGVTGYFTWRFIRQCRYQEMPEIQSDQILPLTIIVPALNEARDIEQCVESLMAAEYPTEKLEVIIAHEVPPKCTDTTPEIAKKLAERYRNVKAVPNRDGHRGSKAGAINNCLSQAKGEIIGIYDADHIVAKDALLRASAQFATSPGLACLGGKVIVRNVNYNWFTALVGNESAVINNFSRYVSQLFTGQHMVYGSNLFIRKDVLEKIGGFDESSLTEDCDLGMKLMQSNYGMSMDYSIKSYEQPAITFMDWWNQRVRWTWGGISVLKKYAKGGSSWSKVRTFLMYSLGTTGILFSIVLLGFVAFMLFMGVLTPVILLIIVVPLSVLFAAESIVDFCEGHGSVIDMVISIFIRPFIIYVYSLVGVYALVMDALSRERVWYTSQRI
- a CDS encoding peroxiredoxin family protein, with the protein product MYRSMLGNVRQGSKAPMFSALDVRGDMFDTRAYLGRSNLVLFFYRGYWCATCREELLGLKGEYQRISTQDSEVVAISKDSIDEAKNMAVNLQLPYKVISDPDHHIIDMYDVYDSENETAFITLFLIDKAGVVRYKRSIAGLEDVMPATEIVNKLKNLGSAF